The proteins below come from a single Necator americanus strain Aroian chromosome V, whole genome shotgun sequence genomic window:
- a CDS encoding hypothetical protein (NECATOR_CHRV.G18726.T1) gives MFSVKSAAIAAVTLWVLMLFYLSTQLFGLQTRANYDREEVSVQLDEALQNLRELRKQNENLKELIRAERQERVEKEKDAIRKASNAGILDRKTEVDGKPVQKDLYTLEHEVARRLLETRIWEVYYYLHKRLLELPVSDARVANHTEEQLLSLIATSSNFSDVDAAALWRRNSLQTITDSIQEKIHQMQNPDDCRTAQALICNLDKECGFGCQLHHVAYCFVTAFGSGRMLVLNKDGTAWRYSRKGWVGAFQPVTKCKYDDVIGSDIPAPYSLVSNARVVQLGIVDGLANKPPFLPLSIPRQLSEQLLKLHSNPPAFFISQFIWYLMRNGEHFKTALDMQISGMPFGKGPIVGLQVRRTDKVGTEATYHSVDEYMQWTEIWFKIQEKKQARSVKRRIFVATDDPSVISEIKAKYVNYELYGDTKTANTARLESRYTDSSLFGVVRDIRLLSMCDYLVCTFSSQVCRMGFELMQVQQGDAGERFHSLDDVYYYGGQHAHDLVAVEDHIPENPEEIELRVGDVIGIAGNHWDGFSKGMNKRTGASGLYPSYKAIEKWRIVDFPTLS, from the exons ATGTTCTCTGTCAAGAGTGCGGCGATCGCAGCAGTTACACTATGGGTTCTCATGTTGTTCTACCTATCAACTCAGCTATTCGGGCTCCAGACGCGAG CAAACTACGATAGGGAAGAGGTGAGCGTTCAGTTGGATGAAGCCCTGCAAAATCTTCGAGAATTgaggaaacaaaatgaaaacctCAAAGAATTGATACGAGCAGAAAGACAGGAGAgggttgaaaaagaaaaagatgcaaTTAGGAAAGCAAG CAATGCGGGGATTCTCGATCGAAAGACAGAGGTGGATGGCAAGCCAGTGCAGAAGGATCTGTACACCCTCGAGCACGAGGTGGCTAGACGTCTTCTGGAGACCCGGATTTGGGAG GTTTACTATTACCTACATAAAAGACTCCTCGAACTGCCCGTTAGTGACGCTCGGGTTGCAAATCACACAGAGGAACAGCTTCTTTCGCTAATAGcgacttcttcaaatttctccgACGTTGACGCCGCAGCTCTGTGGAGAAGAAACTCGCTGCAGACTATCACTGACAGTATACAAGAGAAGATCCACCAAATGCAAAATCCAGATGACTGCCGAACTGCACA AGCACTGATCTGTAATCTCGACAAAGAGTGCGGATTCGGCTGTCAACTACACCATGTTGCTTACTGCTTTGTGACTGCATTCGGATCGGGAAGGATGCTGGTACTGAACAAGGATGGCACAGCGTGGAG GTACTCAAGGAAAGGCTGGGTGGGCGCTTTCCAACCAGTGACGAAATGCAAATATGATGACGTCATAGGA TCAGACATTCCTGCTCCTTACTCTCTCGTGTCGAACGCGCGCGTGGTTCAACTCGGCATAGTGGATGGATTGGCAAACAA GCCACCATTCTTACCGCTATCAATACCTAGACAGCTTTCTGAGCAACTACTGAAACTTCACTCAAACCCTCCCGCATTCTTTATAAGTCAG TTTATCTGGTATCTAATGAGGAACGGCGAACATTTCAAGACCGCTTTGGACATGCAAATCTCGGGGATGCCCTTTGGTAAAG GTCCGATAGTGGGATTACAAGTACGTCGAACTGATAAAGTTGGAACAGAAGCGACATATCACTCTGTCGATGAGTACATGCAATGGACAGAGATATGGTTCAAG AtacaagaaaagaagcaaGCAAGAAGTGTGAAGCGTCGCATCTTCGTCGCAACTGACGATCCCTCTGTTATATCGGAGATTAAGGCGAA GTACGTCAACTACGAATTATACGGGGATACAAAAACAGCTAACACAGCTCGATTGGAAAGTCGCTATACGGATAGTTCATTGTTCGGAGTGGTCAGAGACATAAGGCTGCTTAGTATGTGCGACTATTTAGTGTGCACATTCTCTAGTCAG GTGTGTCGAATGGGATTTGAACTCATGCAAGTGCAACAAGGTGATGCTGGAGAACGATTTCATTCTTTGGATGATGTGTACTATTATGGGGGGCAACATG CTCATGATCTTGTCGCAGTCGAAGACCACATACCTGAGAATCCTGAAGAGATCGAATTACGAGTCGGAGACGTCATAGGTATCGCTGGCAACCATTGGGATGGTTTCTCCAAGGGAATGAACAAAAGAACTGGTGCTAGCGGATTATACCCTTCGTATAAG GCGATCGAAAAATGGCGGATAGTCGATTTTCCAACTTTGAGTTGA